Proteins from a genomic interval of Mesobacillus sp. S13:
- a CDS encoding MerR family transcriptional regulator, whose product MGNDPGKYNIKAVSRMLNIQAGTLRAWERRYQMIAPVRNESAHRLYTEEHVEILRWLISKINQGFTISQAVSLLENSSLSMEKAEVPKRDQADEIGDKLLAALLEFDSTKAHELINQAFSLYTIDKTVIDLLGPILIKVGDLWEEGSITTAHEHFASSFIRSRIEGLSNSFPHSTFLPKSIAVCGPGEKHELGLLIYTLYLRRKGFEVIFLGTSLAENDLEVVVEKIKPKFLFFSCTLEENRKATLELAQEMNKTFPDLMIGLGGIAIDSMPLELQEEYREYLVGMTRAEWEKWLKKRIDQLK is encoded by the coding sequence ATGGGGAATGATCCAGGAAAATACAATATTAAGGCAGTATCCAGAATGCTTAATATCCAGGCAGGAACACTCAGGGCCTGGGAAAGAAGATATCAGATGATTGCCCCAGTTAGAAATGAATCTGCTCACCGATTATATACCGAGGAACATGTAGAAATACTAAGGTGGCTGATTTCAAAAATCAATCAAGGCTTTACAATTAGCCAGGCCGTTTCTTTGCTTGAAAATTCCTCTTTATCAATGGAGAAGGCTGAAGTGCCAAAGAGGGACCAGGCAGATGAAATAGGGGACAAGCTGCTGGCAGCACTTCTGGAGTTCGACAGCACCAAAGCGCATGAATTAATCAATCAAGCCTTTAGTCTATATACAATAGATAAAACTGTTATTGATTTATTGGGTCCTATTTTGATTAAAGTGGGCGATTTATGGGAAGAGGGAAGTATAACGACTGCACATGAGCATTTTGCTTCATCCTTTATACGTTCTCGAATAGAAGGATTATCTAATTCTTTTCCGCATAGCACATTCCTTCCAAAGTCTATTGCGGTTTGCGGGCCTGGCGAGAAACATGAACTAGGCTTGCTAATCTATACGCTTTATCTAAGGCGAAAAGGCTTTGAGGTTATCTTCCTTGGCACAAGTCTTGCTGAGAATGATCTAGAGGTAGTTGTGGAAAAGATCAAACCCAAATTTCTTTTCTTCTCCTGCACTCTTGAAGAAAATAGAAAGGCAACATTGGAGCTTGCCCAAGAGATGAATAAGACTTTTCCCGATCTTATGATTGGGCTCGGTGGGATCGCGATTGACTCCATGCCTTTAGAGCTGCAAGAAGAATATCGGGAGTACTTGGTAGGAATGACAAGAGCCGAATGGGAAAAATGGTTGAAAAAGCGCATCGATCAATTGAAATAA
- a CDS encoding metallophosphoesterase produces the protein MEIVFFIVGMLLFGSFLLLYMYRQAFADRVLEQEITLKDFPESFGSVKIFFISDVHKRIIQDSIISEVKGKADLVIIGGDLAEKGVPLERISVNIEKLKRIAPVFFVWGNNDYEFNSHELDSLLYHLGVKVLDNTAVKFESRSGDVMHILGIDDLSLGKSRLDLALRDAEEEGFKILVSHNPAIANTLKPEYDIRLVLSGHTHGGQIRIFGFGPYELGGIKENNGAKVLTSNGYGTTGVPLRLGARAETHLITLVSDSKQAD, from the coding sequence ATGGAGATTGTTTTTTTCATAGTTGGAATGCTGCTGTTTGGCAGCTTCCTTTTACTATATATGTATCGTCAGGCATTTGCTGACAGAGTGCTTGAGCAGGAAATCACATTGAAGGATTTTCCGGAAAGCTTTGGGTCAGTCAAAATCTTTTTTATCTCAGATGTCCATAAGCGAATTATTCAAGATTCGATCATCTCAGAGGTGAAGGGAAAGGCCGACCTTGTGATCATTGGGGGTGACCTGGCTGAAAAAGGCGTGCCCTTGGAGAGGATATCGGTTAATATTGAAAAATTGAAAAGGATCGCCCCGGTTTTTTTCGTATGGGGAAACAATGATTATGAATTCAATTCACATGAACTTGACTCTCTTTTGTACCACCTGGGTGTGAAAGTGCTGGACAATACTGCAGTTAAATTTGAATCTAGATCAGGGGATGTCATGCACATCTTGGGTATAGATGATTTAAGCCTTGGTAAAAGCAGGCTGGATTTGGCGTTACGGGATGCGGAGGAAGAAGGTTTCAAAATCCTTGTTAGCCATAACCCTGCCATTGCTAACACCCTAAAGCCAGAATATGATATCCGCCTTGTTTTGAGCGGTCATACTCACGGGGGACAAATCAGGATATTTGGGTTCGGCCCTTATGAATTAGGCGGAATCAAAGAGAACAATGGCGCTAAGGTTCTGACCAGCAATGGCTATGGAACCACAGGAGTCCCTCTTCGACTCGGAGCCAGGGCTGAGACGCATTTAATTACTTTGGTTTCAGACTCCAAGCAAGCAGATTGA
- a CDS encoding CBS domain-containing protein — MFVKSIMIPKYKCITAQLDESLQSVLEKLDGNEIDGVPVLDGDQYAGVVTRYGIYQEYFKAGGEKDDFLQTKVAADVLCLQEQILHGIEIFESTLVKLKDIPLMAVVDEKGKFQGAVTRSDALDQFQSAFGVHREGVRIAFTSVETEGRIARLADIAHQFHEHIISLVTFDETDKLVRRIVMKIEKKDNIDKFVKKLEESGFRILDIHEV, encoded by the coding sequence ATGTTTGTTAAAAGTATCATGATTCCGAAGTATAAATGTATTACAGCGCAACTGGACGAATCATTGCAAAGTGTTCTTGAAAAGCTTGATGGAAATGAAATTGATGGTGTACCTGTACTCGATGGCGATCAATATGCAGGTGTGGTCACAAGATACGGCATCTATCAGGAATACTTCAAGGCAGGGGGAGAGAAGGATGATTTCCTCCAGACCAAGGTTGCTGCTGACGTACTTTGCCTTCAGGAACAAATCCTGCATGGCATTGAGATTTTCGAAAGCACATTGGTTAAATTAAAGGATATCCCTCTTATGGCGGTTGTCGATGAAAAGGGGAAATTCCAGGGAGCTGTAACACGCTCTGATGCTCTGGACCAATTCCAGAGTGCTTTTGGTGTACATAGAGAGGGTGTCAGGATTGCGTTTACTTCTGTGGAAACGGAAGGCCGTATCGCAAGGCTGGCTGATATCGCCCATCAGTTCCACGAGCATATCATTTCATTGGTCACTTTTGATGAAACAGATAAGCTTGTCCGCAGGATTGTCATGAAAATTGAAAAGAAAGACAATATTGATAAATTCGTTAAGAAGCTGGAAGAGTCTGGATTCCGCATTCTGGATATCCACGAGGTTTGA
- a CDS encoding spore coat associated protein CotJA: MSKFRRTWYPYASPFDPCPPIKAKTYSTPPNLFLGFQPPNLEQFTPMQALRTGTLWKVFYDPWYSPYEAPREGDHS; encoded by the coding sequence TTGTCTAAATTCAGAAGAACATGGTATCCATACGCCAGTCCCTTCGACCCCTGTCCGCCGATCAAGGCGAAAACGTATTCCACTCCGCCGAATTTATTTCTGGGCTTCCAGCCGCCCAATCTTGAACAGTTCACGCCAATGCAGGCATTAAGAACAGGGACACTCTGGAAGGTTTTCTATGATCCTTGGTATTCACCTTATGAGGCACCAAGGGAGGGTGATCATTCATGA
- a CDS encoding spore coat protein CotJB gives MKQLPKEFYAAMEELQAVDFVLVDLTLYLDTHPEDYEAINQFNQFAKERRRLKKVVESMYGPLQQFGNSYSGYPWNWDDSPWPWQV, from the coding sequence ATGAAACAATTACCCAAGGAATTTTATGCAGCCATGGAAGAACTTCAGGCAGTAGATTTTGTTCTCGTGGACCTTACACTATACTTAGACACCCATCCAGAGGATTATGAAGCCATCAATCAGTTCAACCAGTTCGCTAAAGAAAGACGCCGATTGAAGAAAGTTGTTGAAAGTATGTATGGACCTCTCCAGCAATTCGGCAACAGCTATTCAGGTTATCCGTGGAATTGGGATGACAGTCCTTGGCCATGGCAGGTCTAA
- a CDS encoding manganese catalase family protein, which translates to MWLYEKKLQYPVKVSTCNPTLAKFLVEQYGGADGELAAALRYLNQRYTIPDKVIGLLTDIGTEEFAHLEMIATMIYKLTKDATPEQMKQAGLDAHYANHDSALFYHNAAGVPWTASYIAAKGDPIADLYEDIAAEEKARATYQWIINMSDDPDLNDGLRFLREREIIHSQRFREAVEIIKEDQGKKKIF; encoded by the coding sequence ATGTGGCTTTATGAAAAGAAATTGCAATATCCCGTAAAAGTAAGCACCTGTAATCCCACGCTCGCCAAATTCCTTGTTGAGCAATATGGGGGAGCCGACGGCGAATTGGCCGCGGCACTCAGATACTTAAATCAGCGTTATACGATTCCTGATAAAGTAATAGGCCTATTGACCGATATTGGCACCGAAGAATTCGCCCATTTGGAAATGATTGCAACGATGATTTATAAACTAACAAAAGATGCAACTCCAGAACAAATGAAACAAGCTGGACTTGATGCACACTATGCGAATCATGACAGTGCCCTTTTTTATCATAATGCTGCAGGGGTTCCGTGGACCGCATCCTATATTGCCGCTAAGGGTGATCCAATCGCCGATTTATATGAAGACATAGCAGCCGAAGAAAAAGCGAGGGCAACTTATCAGTGGATCATCAATATGAGCGATGATCCTGACCTAAACGATGGGTTAAGATTCTTACGCGAAAGGGAGATCATCCATTCTCAGCGCTTCCGGGAAGCTGTGGAAATCATCAAGGAGGATCAGGGCAAGAAGAAGATCTTCTAA
- a CDS encoding YpbF family protein, producing the protein MEQEIINLDDRTDPATKRMLQNLIDRKKKFDRFKSRHLLSVWATIGLITIYFYYLYITVLKPYSYSFAEIFSVYVQNSANLYFLILTVGTYGFMILLKEKREKAEKEYQALRCEIVDRSKDLWKKEEEWKNRHIVFDMMKKQFDINLFHENK; encoded by the coding sequence ATGGAACAAGAAATCATCAATCTGGATGACCGGACAGATCCAGCGACAAAAAGGATGCTGCAGAATTTAATCGACCGCAAGAAAAAGTTCGACCGCTTTAAATCTAGGCATCTTTTATCCGTATGGGCAACGATAGGATTGATTACCATTTACTTTTACTATCTTTATATAACGGTTCTGAAGCCGTATTCCTATTCGTTCGCTGAGATATTTTCCGTTTATGTCCAGAATTCCGCAAATCTATATTTCCTCATTTTAACGGTAGGAACCTACGGATTTATGATCCTACTGAAAGAGAAGCGCGAAAAGGCAGAAAAGGAATATCAGGCACTCCGTTGTGAAATAGTAGACCGAAGTAAGGATCTCTGGAAAAAAGAAGAGGAATGGAAAAATCGCCATATTGTTTTTGATATGATGAAGAAACAGTTTGATATCAATCTGTTTCATGAAAATAAATAA
- a CDS encoding LysM peptidoglycan-binding domain-containing protein: MNKEKPIRDQAERLRKRVERKSENIIEKKESLPPRSEMHRQKQKKTKVKVKYPVIRLMALFFILLPISFFSILSYLDSNKMPLNKSLERAGVETIKVESKDDTNSKEQETDQEAPSYEEIANPDGIDVVTAGPAPSSSGDKNTVEAPVGDEEKEGGKTAVPASAETEQEPAIAADTTAADEKAAESSEEIIYHTVKPNETLFRVAMTYYKSQDGIPIIKKANNIQGNEIQAGQVLKIPIKH; the protein is encoded by the coding sequence GTGAATAAGGAAAAACCTATCAGGGACCAGGCGGAGCGGCTTAGAAAAAGAGTTGAGCGCAAATCCGAGAACATCATTGAAAAAAAAGAATCGCTTCCACCAAGAAGTGAGATGCACAGGCAAAAACAGAAAAAAACAAAAGTGAAGGTGAAATATCCGGTCATCAGGCTGATGGCTCTGTTTTTCATCCTGCTCCCTATATCATTTTTCAGCATCCTCTCTTACCTGGATAGCAATAAGATGCCTTTAAATAAGAGCCTGGAACGTGCTGGGGTAGAAACAATCAAGGTAGAAAGCAAGGATGATACAAATAGTAAGGAACAGGAAACGGATCAGGAAGCACCTTCCTATGAGGAAATTGCCAATCCGGATGGGATTGATGTTGTCACAGCCGGACCGGCTCCTTCAAGCAGCGGGGACAAAAACACGGTGGAAGCACCAGTTGGTGATGAGGAAAAAGAAGGCGGGAAAACAGCGGTACCAGCCTCCGCTGAGACCGAACAAGAACCAGCCATTGCAGCAGATACCACAGCAGCAGATGAAAAAGCAGCCGAAAGCAGTGAAGAGATCATCTATCATACCGTAAAACCGAATGAAACTTTGTTCAGAGTAGCAATGACCTACTATAAATCCCAGGATGGAATCCCGATCATCAAAAAAGCAAACAACATCCAGGGCAATGAGATTCAAGCAGGACAAGTATTGAAAATACCGATCAAACATTAG
- a CDS encoding CPBP family intramembrane glutamic endopeptidase gives MKNQYKETVAGLTEKELLFHLVATQILLLTISGILGMILFDSLNEFKEIFIWRDWSILSIGLTAGAAVVVMDFILMKYLPKSYYDDGGLNERIFKNRSIIQIMLIAAMVAISEEILFRGVIQTNTGLIISSIIFAVVHYRYLFNWFLFTNIILLSFLIGYIYMVTDNLLVTIVMHFFIDFILGLIIKFRTHATVGGTDSE, from the coding sequence ATGAAAAATCAATATAAGGAAACTGTGGCAGGGCTTACTGAAAAAGAACTACTTTTCCACTTGGTTGCTACGCAAATATTACTATTAACGATATCGGGTATATTAGGTATGATATTGTTTGATAGCTTAAATGAATTCAAAGAAATATTTATTTGGAGAGATTGGAGCATATTGTCAATTGGTCTCACTGCGGGGGCCGCAGTTGTAGTTATGGACTTCATCCTCATGAAATATCTGCCTAAATCCTATTATGACGATGGCGGCTTGAACGAAAGGATTTTCAAAAATAGAAGTATCATTCAAATTATGCTTATTGCGGCAATGGTGGCAATAAGTGAGGAAATACTTTTTAGAGGAGTCATCCAGACGAATACTGGATTAATCATATCGAGCATCATTTTCGCAGTCGTTCATTATCGTTATCTGTTCAATTGGTTTTTGTTTACAAATATCATTTTACTGAGTTTCTTAATTGGCTATATTTATATGGTGACCGATAATCTTCTAGTTACAATCGTGATGCACTTTTTCATAGATTTTATCTTAGGTTTGATTATTAAATTCAGGACTCATGCAACAGTTGGGGGTACAGACAGTGAATAA
- a CDS encoding RecQ family ATP-dependent DNA helicase — protein sequence MELKKYLKRYFGFEEFRSGQEETIQSVLENKHTISMLPTGTGKSLCYQLPGYLLDGPVLIVSPLLSLMQDQVDQMMAMGEKRVIALNSFLSPQQKAKALEELEWYRFIFISPEMLGIDSVLNRIEKLSVSLFVVDEAHCISQWGYDFRPDYLKLGEFRDKLGGPLTLALTATASEEVRIDIAEKLHLGDWKEVVYSVDRPAISLGVEFASTFQDKLDRTVELVRYLKGPGIIYFSSKKVAEQTAAYMRENGIMRAMAYHGSLDPESRILIQQQFINGQLDVVCATSAFGMGINKENVRYVIHFHMPMQIESYLQEIGRAARDGRDSTAVLIYTPGDEQLAYQLAEGELPDQYQIDRLFVFLIENQIHYDDLAGRAEELSMICGFTEIQWRIVEDYLSSIESIDYNRDKVSLVQLIENRLVVKNMKIKKMLEWIHTKECKRTFILSLFGEEIQERPHNCCSNCGIDISDYEDTGQSAGQCDAELDWKQELASILLIRERI from the coding sequence ATGGAGTTAAAAAAATATTTAAAAAGGTATTTTGGCTTTGAAGAATTTCGTTCAGGGCAGGAAGAAACGATACAATCCGTTTTAGAAAATAAACATACCATTTCCATGCTGCCAACTGGAACGGGAAAGTCCCTGTGCTACCAGTTACCGGGTTATCTTTTGGACGGGCCTGTTTTGATTGTTTCTCCGCTGCTGTCACTCATGCAAGATCAGGTTGACCAAATGATGGCAATGGGTGAAAAGCGAGTGATTGCCTTGAATTCCTTTTTGTCACCGCAGCAGAAAGCTAAAGCATTGGAAGAACTCGAATGGTATCGGTTTATCTTCATTTCTCCAGAAATGCTGGGGATTGATTCAGTATTGAACCGGATTGAAAAATTGTCTGTCTCACTGTTTGTTGTAGATGAGGCCCACTGTATTTCTCAATGGGGATATGATTTTAGGCCGGATTACCTCAAACTGGGAGAGTTCAGGGACAAACTTGGCGGCCCTTTGACTCTTGCGCTGACAGCAACGGCTTCAGAGGAAGTTCGAATAGATATTGCCGAAAAACTTCATTTAGGAGATTGGAAAGAAGTGGTCTATTCGGTCGACCGTCCTGCTATATCACTTGGTGTGGAATTCGCATCTACCTTCCAGGATAAGCTGGACCGGACAGTGGAGCTGGTGAGATATTTGAAAGGTCCAGGAATCATATATTTTTCCAGCAAGAAAGTGGCTGAACAAACCGCCGCCTATATGAGGGAAAATGGAATCATGAGGGCCATGGCTTACCATGGGAGCCTGGACCCGGAAAGCAGGATCCTCATCCAGCAGCAATTCATCAATGGTCAACTGGATGTAGTTTGTGCCACAAGCGCTTTTGGGATGGGGATTAATAAAGAAAATGTCCGATATGTAATTCATTTCCACATGCCTATGCAAATTGAATCCTATCTCCAGGAAATAGGAAGGGCAGCAAGGGACGGCCGCGATTCGACCGCTGTCCTGATTTACACTCCGGGTGACGAACAGCTGGCGTACCAGCTCGCAGAAGGGGAGCTGCCTGATCAATACCAGATTGATAGGCTGTTTGTCTTTTTAATCGAAAACCAGATACATTATGATGATCTTGCCGGGCGTGCTGAAGAACTGTCAATGATATGCGGCTTCACCGAGATACAATGGAGAATTGTCGAAGATTATCTGTCTAGTATTGAAAGTATAGATTATAACAGGGATAAAGTAAGCCTGGTCCAATTAATCGAAAATCGCTTGGTTGTAAAAAACATGAAGATCAAAAAGATGCTCGAATGGATTCACACGAAGGAATGCAAGAGGACATTTATTTTGAGTTTGTTCGGCGAAGAGATACAGGAACGGCCCCATAATTGCTGCAGCAATTGTGGGATTGATATAAGTGATTATGAAGACACCGGACAATCTGCTGGTCAATGTGATGCAGAGTTGGACTGGAAGCAGGAATTGGCTTCAATTTTATTGATAAGAGAGCGGATATAA